The Montipora foliosa isolate CH-2021 chromosome 14, ASM3666993v2, whole genome shotgun sequence genome window below encodes:
- the LOC137985557 gene encoding uncharacterized protein isoform X2 yields the protein MKSSLKISLSQEYLNKPQNKRSFTSSVSISIGGSLEQLNSYGSSNNISNLVIDSGVRQVVNEMSHRYKDSYSQPSSLPRRYFSLPKNYQSQGSLGKDSAKDSSLSSGYRTSSSPSTTSAQALRLGSSRTYGSVTSSVLTDVTRPSSRRSETSTLSTTTGRTSNLRKNSYPFTRSSSARDFTPSYSAKHVLSIPRRGSSSSLGASHNSSWAPGEMPVRQRSSISLRESRSDWGADGPPKRQNSSSSLRDSPFTLPSRRIYSSKGFSDSETSPKKSSVADTGTSLSRTTSPMTTASYEELIENGKGNTSERKTNLGKVTLTKSVSQNTAVPHKKIDTNEIGNVPAQGRTNSGDAKPPTVQYKGSQPREEKTPKSPTVQYSGSVLRKESPSSRSESSASSSSLQSSGTSQDGLSDNEKEINGNCLESTAARDISLLSKEISSAYEGSLTGSDSQKGRVMLNKKPFHSKKGGTLAQDTRTVDREGPNKTKMDKEKAVLPEKSPSKEKSSLFHKGHKRSSSTGSTTTKEETKKSSKKFSAVFSRKKPQSTDSEGEDERTQCKSHLPQKGSKDSIKDSRMELLSSAQSVSPSPKRKISSPSRIFSYSNDSKTTSDEPKKFSVPGKFIANKEPKSGGESSDMEVETGRTHLSVKRRVSLPGMLGFPRSSSTERTSTVPSNPEPSVDPALLKRRRSNFKKAQSLDVQNDPSKNNSMLNKLKFWDLSKKDRSPDSRTSASPVAGRSRSSSPVDLLACKDVLNSQEEAKNKIQPVRKSGGRTVKGLSSQETTSTRNTKVSPKLTHSAKEDSSVKSSGKNAKVVYVGPVRNSSPKELSVRKEAQNKVNSENKCRVVPNATKTVAKTPNSDVTKVTETSSESSTRDTVSKLRERRRRRREERERFFAGMDSRSNENNKVGDVKKKDKVQQDSGSTEGLKTDNNDGNKDQIDGEITFDKKDLTGQNDKKVQPTPKLRVIGKMQTVDDVLQNGKKVNFLKLRSQTVASSVHADIISDLIREKGLKSTTTNEVKIPSVAELRTKFMIFKDDAKVTPSRVILKLDERPNSICGEVLSPTEMKKFDDITFSLAKKSSFEDIMAKRFSDSSSDSLLLDMELKPILKKLDDGSCTAPSNETSPKKVENVSNEETKVEIEEQEEMQIHPSIQNDTLKRRRGSKTKKRKKSIFGTDRDKEKDKDKELKSPEDDVDMPQHGAVSAAIKAMFTRRPSTTEKAKTARKQRLKSAPESSTPNEVINTERERERTMSAPEEIARKTSKITVQVRAEKVDRVESKDMEDQGKKGEKIQEVKNDEKETDVELQLQPLPEVEEKSKERKSLKKPSKNKKRTFKSTMKPFSMMKTKSESNLGQLRFDFVSVDIPLDNEPEIVTEKKDDDQLVTNKPVEVICQEGILTSDQKEQKTSVFEESLKDFYQKTTTEPEKRDVPTPEITFEDLDAVSGQTTQQLKSLAEDRMKIRPKRHHRTTTNPVKNLQQRSDVRTDTEVERPKIEKKQVTSEHPVIRRKKKKYKDPENLWRRHTLDLAASALAGLASTEDFTKVRLRKTAGPDEKDEYRGTKSTMLIHIKGRRHLQVRLVEPSVKSLNSGDCFALVTEKDLFSWIGKDCNPYEKAKVTEIVSKIKAKSELDCKARDIVTIEDGDADYGAAWDKFLRILKNDTSGNKIKDAQSMPKDEEYEKGCVRGNMVYKIHWTDPPTLMPVESMCGHIPQVSILDTKEVFIFDFGSELYVWNGQQSLSGQRKSAFALARQLYDEPFKPYGIYDPIFPYGRPENGDVALNNKVSTKRPPWTLFARLHEKAETILFREKFLDWPDPTKIIRMKGHPSMLELSCQEKPPPVELKPCDAKSMLKSPPPLDCPSFEGVNVGRGKGVPTVWVGDIYKEGNLVTTVGLTVWHINEYRHFELPAANHGHFHSGEGYVIRWAYFVLADRIAKDRKSRCRSTVAGRVRCAYFFWQGNDCSVNEKGAAAIMAVELDEEKGPQVRVVQGKENPVFLSLFKGGMIIHNGRKSPIDENTATFSDTSTTRLYVIRNEEAEEACLNQVKASSYSLRSRTSFVLVVRKEAHIYLWHGCKSSVDSRLTAKAAAEKIQERKSVECNMADLSGISLSEIDEGSEPQEFWKAIGGKKYYCSLAHDPSKHNYQPRLFELSSATGKFTSSEILCPSRLPEPKLCPFPFIQEDLYSDKQPGLFIVDGYYDVYVWEGWMPEDDDDVRTGSGRQRWDRDRRLAMETALNYAKEAGKRVSHRVYVVYAGMEPMTFKALFPYWNDTPDVMRIQKQDGKQPNVRHSASDLLQQFTKEFYTLAELQKVPPPQGVDPAKLEAFLSDSNFQEIFKMDKETFSKLPGWKQMNLKKAVGLF from the exons ATGAAGAGTTCTCTCAAGATTTCTCTTAGCCAG GAGTACCTAAACAAGCCTCAGAACAAAAGGAGCTTTACATCAAGTGTGTCAATTTCTATCGGAGGATCATTAGAGCAATTAAACAGTTATGGGTCCTCAAACAACATCAGCAATTTGGTCATTGACTCTGGAGTGCGACAGGTAGTTAACGAGATGTCACACAGGTATAAAGACTCATACAGTCAGCCCTCTTCTTTACCTAGAAGGTatttttctctgccaaaaaaCTACCAATCGCAAGGTTCTTTGGGGAAAGATTCTGCTAAAGATTCGTCTCTTTCTTCGGGCTATAGAACTTCGTCATCTCCCTCTACAACTTCAGCGCAAGCTTTAAGGCTTGGAAGCTCAAGAACTTATGGTAGTGTAACTAGTTCAGTACTCACTGATGTTACAAGACCCTCATCAAGAAGATCAGAGACTAGCACACTTTCCACTACTACTGGTAGAACTTCTAATTTGAGGAAAAATTCTTATCCTTTCACACGGTCTTCAAGCGCAAGAGATTTTACACCGTCATATTCTGccaaacatgttttaagcattCCACGTAGGGGATCCAGTAGCTCATTAGGTGCAAGTCACAACTCTAGTTGGGCCCCAGGAGAGATGCCTGTACGACAACGCTCAAGCATTTCGTTGAGGGAGAGTCGGTCTGATTGGGGAGCTGATGGACCCCCCAAGAGGCAAAATTCAAGCAGCTCATTACGTGATTCACCTTTTACTTTACCCAGTAGAAGAATCTATTCCTCAAAGGGTTTTAGTGATTCTGAAACATCTCCGAAGAAATCTAGTGTAGCTGATACTGGAACATCACTATCAAGGACTACGTCACCCATGACCACAGCTTCTTACGAAGAACTTATTGAAAATGGAAAGGGGAACACATCTGAGAGAAAGACGAACCTGGGTAAAGTCACGTTGACAAAGTCTGTTTCACAAAATACTGCAGTACCTCACAAAAAAATTGATACAAATGAAATTGGTAATGTCCCTGCTCAGGGAAGGACAAATTCAGGTGATGCAAAGCCTCCGACGGTACAATATAAAGGCAGTCAGCCCAGAGAAGAAAAAACTCCGAAATCACCCACTGTACAATATTCTGGCAGTGTTCTGAGAAAGGAATCGCCAAGTTCAAGAAGTGAATCGAGTGCATCTAGTAGTTCACTCCAATCAAGTGGGACCAGTCAGGATGGCTTAAGTgataatgaaaaagaaataaatggaAATTGTCTGGAGTCTACAGCTGCAAGGGACATATCACTTTTGAGTAAGGAGATTTCTAGTGCTTATGAAGGGTCTCTTACTGGAAGTGACTCTCAAAAAGGGAGGGTTATGTTAAACAAAAAACCATTTCATAGCAAAAAAGGTGGAACGCTTGCCCAAGACACTAGGACTGTGGACAGAGAAGGACCTAACAAAACCAAAATGGACAAGGAGAAGGCGGTTTTGCCGGAAAAAAGTCCATCAAAAGAGAAAAGTTCTTTATTTCACAAAGGACACAAAAGGAGTTCGAGTACTGGTTCCACAACAACCAAAGAGGAAACTAAGAAATCCAGCAAAAAATTTTCGGCTGTTTTCTCTCGCAAAAAGCCCCAGTCTACAGATTCAGAAGGTGAGGACGAAAGGACTCAGTGTAAAAGTCACCTTCCACAGAAGGGATCAAAGGATAGTATTAAAGACAGCAGGATGGAATTGTTATCATCAGCACAATCAGTTTCTCCCTCTCCGAAAAGAAAGATATCTAGCCCTAGTAGAATTTTTTCTTATTCTAATGATTCGAAAACAACCTCAGATGAGCCCAAGAAATTTTCTGTCCCTGGAAAGTTTATTGCTAATAAAGAACCTAAATCTGGTGGTGAATCAAGTGACATGGAGGTAGAGACTGGAAGAACACACCTAAGTGTGAAAAGGAGGGTTTCATTGCCAGGTATGTTAGGATTTCCAAGGAGTTCTAGCACAGAAAGGACATCTACAGTGCCTTCTAACCCAGAACCATCAGTTGACCCAGCCCTTCTTAAGAGGCGAAGAAGCAATTTTAAGAAAGCTCAATCACTTGATGTTCAAAATGACCCATCAAAGAATAATTCCatgttgaataaattaaaattctgGGATCTTTCAAAAAAAGATAGATCGCCCGATTCACGGACATCAGCATCACCGGTAGCAGGAAGGTCACGATCTTCGTCACCTGTGGACTTGTTAGCTTGCAAGGATGTTCTGAATTCCCAAGAAGAGGCGAAGAATAAAATCCAACCTGTGAGGAAAAGTGGAGGGAGAACAGTTAAGGGATTATCTTCGCAAGAAACAACTTCCACTAGAAACACAAAAGTGTCGCCAAAACTTACACATTCTGCCAAAGAAGACAGTTCGGTTAAGTCGAGTGGAAAGAATGCCAAAGTGGTTTATGTTGGGCCAGTGAGAAATTCATCACCCAAAGAGCTGAGTGTGAGAAAAGAAGCACAGAACAAAGTTAATTCTGAAAACAAATGTAGAGTTGTACCTAATGCAACTAAAACAGTTGCTAAAACACCTAACAGTGATGTTACAAAAGTCACTGAAACTTCCAGTGAAAGCTCGACTAGAGATACTGTTTCTAAACTGAGGGAGCGAAGAAGGCGGCGGCGTGAAGAAAGGGAACGTTTTTTTGCTGGAATGGATTCAAGATCCAATGAGAACAACAAAGTTGGGgatgtgaagaagaaagataAAGTACAGCAAGACTCGGGAAGCACAGAAGGCTTAAAAACAGACAATAATGATGGCAATAAAGATCAAATTGATGGGGAAATTACTTTTGATAAGAAAGATCTGACAGGACAAAATGACAAGAAAGTTCAACCAACTCCAAAATTAAGGGTTATTGGAAAAATGCAAACTGTAGATGATGTTTTACAAAATGGGAAAAAGGTGAACTTCCTAAAGTTGCGTTCTCAGACAGTAGCATCCTCCGTGCATGCAGATATCATTTCCGACTTGATTCGTGAGAAAGGTCTTAAGTCAACAACAACCAATGAAGTGAAAATCCCTTCTGTAGCAGAACTCAGAACCAAGTTTATGATTTTCAAAGATGATGCCAAGGTCACACCGTCAAGAGTAATTTTAAAACTAGATGAACGACCAAACAGCATCTGTGGGGAAGTTTTGTCACCCACGGAGATGAAGAAATTTGATGATATCACCTTCTCTTTAGCCAAAAAATCTTCTTTTGAGGATATCATGGCAAAGAGATTTTCTGACAGTAGCAGTGATTCCTTGTTGCTTGATATGGAGTTGAaaccaattttgaaaaaacttgatgacGGATCGTGTACTGCTCCTTCAAATGAAACCTCTCCCAAAAAGGTGGAGAATGTTTCTAATGAAGAAACTAAAGTGGAGATAGAAGAGCAAGAGGAAATGCAGATACATCCGAGTATTCAAAATGACACATTAAAGCGAAGAAGAGGAAGCAAGACAAAGAAGCGAAAGAAGTCAATTTTTGGAACTGACagggataaagaaaaggataaaGATAAGGAACTGAAATCACCTGAGGATGATGTAGATATGCCGCAACATGGAGCTGTTTCTGCAGCTATTAAAGCCATGTTCACCAGGCGACCCTCAACAACAGAGAAAGCCAAAACTGCCCGAAAGCAAAGGTTGAAGTCTGCCCCTGAATCATCAACACCTAACGAAGTTATAAATACTgagagagagagggaaaggACAATGTCTGCACCTGAGGAAATTGCCCGAAAGACATCAAAAATAACTGTACAAGTACGTGCGGAGAAGGTTGACAGAGTTGAGTCAAAGGATATGGAGGATCAAGGAAAAAAAGGGGAGAAAATCCAGGAAGTGAAGAATGATGAGAAAGAAACAGACGTTGAACTACAGCTTCAACCTTTGCCAGAAGTTGAGGAAAAATCCAAGGAGAGGAAATCTCTTAAAAAAC CTTCCAAGAACAAGAAAAGAACTTTTAAGTCAACAATGAAGCCTTTCAGCATGATGAAGACAAAATCAGAATCCAATCTGGGGCAACTTAGGTTTGACTTTGTGTCGGTGGATATTCCTCTTGATAACGAACCAGAGATAGTCACAGAGAAGAAGGATGATGACCAGCTTGTTACAAACAAACCAGTGGAGGTCATTTGTCAGGAAGGAATACTGACCTCTGACCAGAAAGAACAGAAGACAAGTGTATTTGAAGAAAGCTTAAAGGACTTCTACCAGAAAACAACTACAGAGCCAGAGAAACGTGATGTACCCACACCAGAAATAACGTTTGAAGATCTGGATGCTGTTTCAGGGCAGACCACACA GCAACTGAAGTCATTGGCTGAGGACCGAATGAAGATCAGACCAAAGCGTCATCACAGGACAACAACGAACCCAGTGAAAAATTTGCAACAAAGGAGTGATGTCCGAACAGACACAGAG GTTGAAAGACCAAAGATTGAGAAGAAGCAAGTCACAAGTGAACACCCTGTAAtcagaagaaagaaaaagaaatataaggatCCTGAAAATTTAT GGAGAAGACACACTCTTGACCTTGCAGCATCAGCACTGGCAGGACTGGCAAGTACAGAGGATTTCACTAAGGTTCGGTTACGGAAAACAGCAGGGCCAGATGAGAAAGATGAATACAGAGGAACTAAATCTACTATGCTTATTCACATAAAAG GCCGCCGTCACCTTCAAGTGCGCCTTGTAGAACCTAGCGTGAAATCATTAAATTCTGGTGATTGTTTTGCTCTGGTGACAGAGAAAGATCTGTTCTCTTGGATTGGAAAAGACTGCAATCCTTACGAGAAGGCTAAG GTAACAGAAATTGTCTCGAAGATCAAAGCCAAGTCAGAACTGGACTGCAAAGCAAGAGACATTGTGACAATTGAGGATGGTGATGCTGATTATGGCGCAGCCTGGGATAAATTCTTGAGAATTCTGAAGAATGACACAAGTGGCAACAAAATAAAAG ATGCCCAGTCGATGCCTAAGGACGAAGAGTACGAGAAAGGGTGTGTCAGGGGTAACATGGTGTACAAAATTCACTGGACCGACCCCCCAACTCTGATGCCTGTTGAAAGCATGTGTGGGCACATTCCCCAAGTCTCTATTCTTGACACTAAGGAG GTCTTCATATTTGACTTTGGATCAGAGCTGTACGTTTGGAATGGCCAGCAGTCATTGTCGGGCCAAAGGAAATCTGCCTTTGCTTTAGCTAGGCAACTCTACGATGAGCCCTTCAAGCCTTACGGAATCTATGATCCTATTTTCCCATATGGCAGACCTGAAAACGGCGATGTGGCACTTAACAACAAAGTCTCGACGAAAAGACCTCCGTGGACGTTATTCGCAAGGCTTCATGAGAAAGCTGAAACCATCTTGTTTCGTGAGAAGTTTCTGGACTGGCCTGATCCGACCAAGATCATCAGAATGAAGGGACATCCCAGTATGTTGGAATTATCCTGCCAGGAAAAG CCTCCTCCGGTAGAGTTAAAGCCGTGTGATGCCAAGAGCATGTTGAAAAGTCCGCCACCTTTGGATTGTCCGTCATTTGAAGGGGTAAATGTTGGGCGAGGCAAGGGTGTACCCACTGTGTGGGTCGGAGACATCTACAAAGAAGGCAACCTGGTGACGACTGTCGGACTGACTGTGTGGCATATCAATGAATACAGACACTTTGAGTTGCCAGCGGCAAATCACGGCCATTTTCATTCAG gaGAAGGTTATGTCATCAGATGGGCATACTTCGTCCTTGCAGATCGAATCGCCAAGGATCGAAAGTCGCGTTGTCGCTCCACAGTAGCGGGTCGTGTGCGATGTGCTTACTTTTTCTGGCAAGGAAATGATTGCTCTGTGAACGAAAAAGGTGCTGCTGCTATCATGGCTGTTGAACTTGACGAAGAAAAAGGTCCACAG gtAAGAGTTGTTCAAGGAAAAGAGAATCCCGTCTTCTTAAGTCTTTTCAAAGGAGGAATGATCATTCACAATGGCAG GAAATCTCCTATAGACGAGAACACGGCTACGTTTTCAG ATACCTCCACAACTCGTCTGTACGTGATTCGTAATGAGGAAGCAGAGGAAGCCTGTCTAAACCAAGTCAAGGCAAG CTCTTATTCTCTGCGGTCACGCACAAGCTTTGTCCTTGTGGTACGCAAGGAGGCGCACATTTACCTGTGGCATGGATGTAAGTCAAGTGTTGATTCACGTTTAACAGCCAAAGCAGCTGCTGAAAAGATCCAAGAGAG GAAAAGTGTGGAGTGTAACATGGCTGACTTGTCAGGGATAAGCTTAAGCGAGATTGACGAGGGAAGTGAGCCACAAGAATTCTGGAAGGCAATTGGAGGAAAGAAATACTATTGCAGCTTGGCACACG ACCCATCTAAACACAACTATCAACCACGGTTGTTTGAGCTCAGCAGTGCTACTGGCAAGTTCACATCCAGTGAGATATTATGCCCGTCAAGATTACCGGAACCGAAACTGTGCCCTTTCCCGTTTATACAAGAAGACCTTTATTCTGATAAACAACCAG GATTGTTTATTGTTGATGGCTACTACGATGTGTATGTTTGGGAAGGCTGGATGCCGGAGGATGACGACGATGTGCGAACAGGCTCAGGGCGACAGCGGTGGGACAGGGATAGACGACTCGCCATGGAGACGGCGCTCAACTATGCTAAAG AGGCTGGAAAACGCGTTTCTCACCGAGTGTACGTGGTGTATGCAGGAATGGAACCAATGACT